A window from Balearica regulorum gibbericeps isolate bBalReg1 chromosome 1, bBalReg1.pri, whole genome shotgun sequence encodes these proteins:
- the OLIG2 gene encoding oligodendrocyte transcription factor 2, with amino-acid sequence MDSDASLVSSRPSSPEPDDLFLTARNKGSGGGFTGGTVSSSTQSDSPPELSAELRSAMSAAGVVVVDKLGFKSSSSSSSSSSSSSSKKDKKQMTEPELQQLRLKINSRERKRMHDLNIAMDGLREVMPYAHGPSVRKLSKIATLLLARNYILMLTNSLEEMKRLVSEIYGGHHAGFHPAACPGGMGAHSAPLPGHPGHPASHPVHHPILPPAAVSSASLPGSGLSAVSSIRPPHGLLKSPSAAAAAPLGSGFQHWGGMPCPCSMCQVSAPPHHHVSGMGTASLPRLTTDTK; translated from the coding sequence ATGGACTCGGACGCCAGCCTGGTCTCCAGCCGCCCGTCCTCCCCGGAGCCCGATGACCTCTTCCTCACGGCCAGGAATAAAGGCAGCGGCGGGGGCTTCACGGGCGGCACCGTGTCCAGCTCCACGCAGAGCGACTCCCCGCCGGAGCTGAGCGCCGAGCTGCGCAGCGCCATGAGCGCTgcgggggtggtggtggtggacaAGCTGGGCTTCAAGTCCTcgtcgtcctcctcctcctcgtcctcctcgtcctcctccaAGAAGGACAAGAAGCAGATGACGGAGccggagctgcagcagctgcggCTGAAGATCAACAGCCGGGAGCGCAAGCGGATGCACGACCTGAACATCGCCATGGACGGGCTGCGGGAGGTGATGCCCTACGCCCACGGCCCGTCGGTGCGCAAGCTCTCCAAGATCGCCACGCTCCTCCTGGCGCGCAACTACATCCTCATGCTCACCAACTCCCTGGAGGAGATGAAGCGCCTGGTCAGCGAGATCTACGGCGGGCACCACGCCGGCTTCCACCCCGCCGCCTGCCCCGGCGGCATGGGTGCCCACTccgccccgctgcccggccACCCGGGCCACCCCGCCTCGCACCCCGTCCACcaccccatcctgccccccGCCGCCGTCTCCAGCGCCTCCCTGCCCGGCTCCGGCCTCTCGGCCGTCAGCTCCATCCGGCCCCCCCACGGGCTCCTCAAGTCGCcctcggccgccgccgccgccccgctggGCAGCGGCTTCCAGCACTGGGGGGGGATGCCCTGCCCCTGCAGCATGTGCCAGGTGTCGGCCCCGCCGCACCACCACGTCTCCGGCATGGGCACCGCCAGCCTCCCCAGATTAACCACCGACACCAAATGA